Proteins encoded within one genomic window of Labrys wisconsinensis:
- a CDS encoding xanthine dehydrogenase family protein molybdopterin-binding subunit gives MPDGSQTPALDRRGFLKAGAALGGGLLVTFALPAGLRPAALAAEATAGFAPNAFIRIDRQGVVTLVMPMVEMGQGIYTAQAMLLAEELEVGLDQIRFEPAPANDALYTNPLIGIQATGGSTSVRAFWTPLRQAGAVARTLLIAAAARQWGVDPATCRAQRGVVSDATGARHLGYGELADAAAALPVPKPDGVALKQPSDFTLIGKPAKRIDTPDKVNGKAQFGIDARLPGMKVAAIAISPVFGGKPKSLDEAAALAVKGVRQVVRTDDAVSVVADHMGAAKKGLEAAAVQWDDGPNATLSSADIVRQLEEASRQPGAVARNQGDAAAALAGAAQRLEGIYQVPFLAHAAMEPMNCTVHVRRDGCDIWVGTQVPTLAQAVAAQITGLPKEAIIVHNHLIGGGFGRRLEPDGVAHAVKVAQQVDGPVKVIWSREEDIQHDMYRPYYFDRLAAGLDAAGKPVAWTHRVSGSSIMARYFPPAFKDGVDPDAVEAAAEPPYALPNIHVDYVRVEPPGIPTTWWRGVGPTHNVFVVESFMDELAAAAKQDPVAYRKALLGHNPRALAVLTLAADKAGWGEPLPAGRGRGVSVQFAFGSYVAMVAEVGVGKDGALRVDRLTGVVDCGLQVNPDTIAAQVEGGAIFGLTAVLHGAITLRDGRVEQGNFDTYLPMRIDEVPVIETHLVTSAEAPGGIGETATVAVGPAVANAVFAATGKRIRTLPINTELLKST, from the coding sequence ATGCCTGATGGTTCGCAGACGCCCGCGCTCGACCGCCGCGGCTTCCTCAAGGCCGGTGCCGCCCTCGGCGGCGGCCTCCTCGTCACCTTCGCCCTGCCCGCAGGCCTGCGGCCCGCCGCCCTGGCGGCCGAGGCCACAGCCGGCTTTGCTCCCAACGCCTTCATCCGCATCGACCGCCAGGGCGTGGTGACGCTGGTGATGCCGATGGTCGAGATGGGCCAGGGCATCTACACCGCGCAGGCCATGCTGCTGGCGGAGGAGCTGGAGGTCGGCCTCGACCAGATCCGGTTCGAGCCGGCGCCGGCCAACGACGCGCTCTACACCAACCCCCTGATCGGCATCCAGGCGACCGGCGGCTCGACTTCGGTGCGCGCCTTCTGGACGCCGCTGCGCCAGGCCGGGGCCGTTGCCCGCACCCTGCTGATCGCCGCGGCGGCCAGGCAATGGGGCGTCGACCCCGCGACCTGCCGGGCCCAGCGCGGCGTCGTCTCGGATGCGACCGGGGCGCGCCATCTCGGCTATGGCGAGCTCGCCGATGCCGCGGCTGCCCTGCCGGTGCCCAAGCCCGACGGCGTGGCGCTGAAGCAGCCGTCGGATTTCACGCTGATCGGCAAGCCGGCCAAGCGGATCGACACGCCCGACAAGGTCAACGGCAAGGCGCAATTCGGCATCGACGCCAGGCTGCCGGGCATGAAGGTCGCGGCGATCGCCATCTCGCCGGTGTTCGGCGGCAAGCCGAAATCGCTCGACGAGGCGGCGGCCCTGGCGGTCAAGGGCGTGCGCCAGGTGGTCAGGACCGACGACGCCGTCTCGGTGGTCGCCGACCATATGGGCGCGGCGAAGAAGGGACTCGAGGCTGCCGCCGTGCAATGGGACGACGGCCCGAATGCGACGCTCAGCAGCGCCGACATCGTGCGCCAGCTGGAGGAGGCCTCCAGGCAGCCCGGCGCCGTGGCGCGCAACCAGGGCGATGCCGCGGCGGCGCTGGCCGGGGCGGCCCAGCGGCTCGAGGGGATCTACCAGGTGCCGTTCCTGGCCCATGCGGCGATGGAGCCGATGAACTGCACCGTGCATGTGCGCCGGGATGGCTGCGACATCTGGGTCGGCACCCAGGTCCCGACCCTGGCGCAGGCCGTGGCCGCTCAAATCACGGGCCTGCCCAAGGAAGCCATCATTGTGCACAACCACCTGATCGGCGGCGGCTTCGGGCGCCGGCTCGAGCCGGACGGCGTCGCCCATGCCGTCAAGGTGGCGCAGCAGGTGGACGGGCCGGTGAAGGTGATCTGGAGCCGCGAGGAGGACATCCAGCACGACATGTACCGGCCTTACTATTTCGACCGGCTCGCGGCCGGGCTCGACGCCGCGGGCAAGCCGGTCGCCTGGACCCATCGCGTCTCCGGCTCCTCGATCATGGCGCGCTACTTCCCGCCCGCCTTCAAGGACGGCGTCGATCCCGATGCGGTGGAGGCGGCGGCCGAGCCGCCTTACGCGCTGCCCAACATCCATGTCGACTATGTCCGGGTCGAGCCGCCGGGCATCCCGACCACCTGGTGGCGCGGCGTCGGCCCGACCCACAACGTCTTTGTGGTCGAGAGCTTCATGGACGAGTTGGCCGCGGCGGCCAAGCAGGATCCGGTCGCCTATCGCAAGGCGCTGCTCGGCCACAATCCGCGCGCGCTCGCCGTCCTGACCCTGGCGGCGGACAAGGCCGGCTGGGGCGAGCCGTTGCCGGCGGGGCGCGGGCGCGGCGTCTCCGTGCAGTTCGCCTTCGGCAGCTATGTCGCGATGGTGGCCGAGGTCGGGGTCGGCAAGGACGGCGCGCTCAGGGTGGATCGCCTGACCGGCGTCGTCGACTGCGGCCTGCAGGTCAATCCCGACACCATCGCGGCGCAGGTCGAGGGCGGCGCGATCTTCGGCCTGACCGCGGTGCTGCACGGCGCCATCACGCTCAGGGATGGACGGGTCGAGCAGGGCAATTTCGACACCTACCTGCCGATGCGCATCGACGAGGTGCCCGTGATCGAGACCCACCTCGTCACCAGCGCCGAGGCCCCCGGCGGCATCGGCGAGACCGCCACCGTCGCCGTCGGCCCGGCCGTGGCCAACGCCGTCTTCGCCGCCACCGGCAAGCGCATCCGCACGCTGCCGATCAACACGGAGCTGCTCAAGTCGACCTGA
- a CDS encoding sulfatase, which translates to MKTVFVLFDSLNRHMLGCYGGTRIPTPNFDRLAARSKVYDKHYVGSLPCMPARRDLLTGRLTFLHRSWGPLEPFDNAFPELVKQKGIHSHLITDHYHYWEDGGATYHNRYSTFEFVRGQESDPWKAMVQPHWERLREKYHHAQRATGPISKYGPYMINREFIKEEKDFPSVQCFAHGLEFLDINRDADDWLLQIETFDPHEPFFAPERFKEPFKTGWNGPIRDWPRYGRVEELPEEADELRANYYAIVSLCDFLLGQLLDDFDRHDMWRDTALVVTTDHGFLLGEHDFWAKNRMNMYEEIVHIPLFIHDPRDPGAGRVSRLTQSVDVGPTFLDLHGVEPPAETQGMSLLRENRREALIFGYFGGAVNVTDGRYTYHRYPDDLKRQEIYQYTVMPTHITKPFTPEELSGATLARPFAWTKEVPLLKVPVIERSPMFDNYGPGAILENDTRLYDLETDPGQAAPLADLEAEARMVAFMRALMRDNDAPPEAFARLKLQRGDA; encoded by the coding sequence ATGAAGACGGTCTTCGTGCTCTTCGATTCACTCAACCGCCATATGCTGGGATGCTATGGCGGCACGCGCATCCCGACCCCGAATTTCGACCGCCTCGCCGCCCGCAGCAAAGTCTATGACAAGCACTATGTCGGCTCGCTGCCATGCATGCCCGCCCGGCGCGACCTGCTCACCGGCCGTCTGACCTTTCTGCATCGAAGCTGGGGGCCGCTCGAACCGTTCGACAATGCCTTTCCCGAGCTCGTCAAGCAGAAGGGCATCCATTCCCATCTGATCACCGACCACTATCACTATTGGGAAGATGGCGGCGCCACCTATCACAACCGGTATTCGACGTTCGAATTCGTGCGCGGACAGGAGTCGGATCCCTGGAAGGCAATGGTGCAGCCGCATTGGGAACGGTTGCGCGAGAAATACCATCACGCGCAGAGAGCGACCGGCCCGATCAGCAAATACGGCCCCTATATGATCAACCGCGAGTTCATCAAGGAGGAGAAGGATTTCCCCTCGGTGCAATGCTTCGCGCACGGCCTCGAGTTCCTCGACATCAACCGCGATGCCGATGACTGGCTGCTCCAGATCGAGACCTTCGACCCGCACGAGCCCTTCTTTGCGCCCGAACGTTTCAAGGAACCCTTCAAGACCGGCTGGAACGGCCCGATTCGCGATTGGCCGCGCTATGGCCGCGTCGAGGAGCTGCCGGAAGAGGCCGACGAGCTTCGCGCCAACTACTACGCCATCGTGTCTCTGTGCGATTTCCTGCTCGGCCAGCTTCTCGACGACTTCGACCGGCACGACATGTGGCGGGACACGGCGCTCGTGGTGACCACCGACCACGGCTTCCTGCTTGGCGAGCATGATTTCTGGGCCAAGAACCGGATGAACATGTATGAGGAGATCGTCCACATCCCGCTCTTCATCCACGATCCGCGCGATCCGGGTGCCGGGCGCGTAAGCCGTCTGACCCAGTCCGTCGATGTCGGCCCGACCTTCCTCGACCTTCATGGCGTCGAGCCGCCGGCCGAAACCCAGGGCATGTCCCTCTTGCGCGAAAACCGGCGCGAGGCGCTGATCTTCGGCTATTTCGGCGGCGCGGTGAACGTGACGGACGGCCGCTACACCTATCACCGGTATCCCGACGACCTGAAGAGGCAGGAGATCTACCAGTATACCGTGATGCCGACCCACATCACCAAACCCTTCACGCCGGAGGAACTGTCGGGCGCCACGCTCGCCCGGCCCTTTGCCTGGACGAAGGAGGTGCCGCTTCTCAAGGTGCCGGTCATCGAGCGCTCGCCGATGTTCGACAATTACGGCCCGGGCGCGATCCTGGAGAACGACACGAGGCTCTACGACCTCGAAACCGATCCGGGCCAGGCGGCGCCGCTTGCCGATCTCGAAGCCGAGGCGCGGATGGTCGCGTTCATGCGGGCGTTGATGCGCGACAATGACGCGCCGCCGGAGGCCTTTGCGCGACTGAAGCTTCAGCGCGGAGACGCCTGA
- a CDS encoding ABC transporter ATP-binding protein gives MADVRLRNVQKRFGAIAIIQGVDLDIRDGEFVVLVGPSGCGKSTLLRMIAGLEDMSGGEISIGGTVVNDLEPRERDIAMVFQSYALYPHMNVEKNMGFSMTLRKAPEREIRSAVDNAAGALALGNYLDRLPRALSGGQRQRVAMGRAIVRRPKVFLFDEPLSNLDAQLRVQMRTEVRKLHQRIGATSIYVTHDQVEAMTMADRIVVLDKGRIAQAGSPLALYDRPANRFVAQFIGSPSINLLEGAAGAGRLTIAATSGSIEIPLAGTPSEEKVEIGIRPEHLQRADAGIPGTVQVIENLGAETYVFVDIGGGRDLCWRTPGRPGVSIGERISLGFDAANLHLFSAATGTRV, from the coding sequence ATGGCTGATGTCCGTCTCAGGAATGTCCAGAAGCGGTTCGGCGCGATCGCCATCATCCAGGGCGTGGACCTCGATATCCGCGACGGCGAGTTCGTCGTGCTCGTCGGCCCTTCGGGCTGCGGCAAGTCCACGCTGCTGCGCATGATCGCGGGACTGGAAGACATGTCCGGCGGCGAGATCTCGATCGGCGGGACCGTGGTCAACGACCTTGAGCCCCGCGAGCGCGACATTGCCATGGTCTTCCAGTCCTACGCGCTCTATCCGCATATGAATGTCGAGAAGAACATGGGCTTCTCGATGACGCTCCGGAAGGCGCCGGAGCGGGAGATCAGGTCGGCCGTCGACAACGCCGCCGGCGCCCTGGCGCTCGGCAACTATCTCGACCGCCTGCCGCGCGCCCTGTCCGGTGGCCAGCGCCAGCGCGTCGCCATGGGCCGGGCCATCGTCCGCCGGCCGAAGGTGTTCCTGTTCGACGAGCCGCTTTCCAATCTCGACGCGCAGCTGCGCGTGCAGATGCGCACCGAGGTCCGCAAGCTGCACCAGAGGATCGGCGCCACCTCGATCTATGTCACCCACGACCAGGTCGAGGCGATGACCATGGCCGACCGGATCGTGGTGCTCGACAAGGGCCGGATCGCCCAGGCGGGCTCGCCGCTCGCCCTCTATGACAGGCCGGCGAACCGTTTCGTGGCGCAGTTCATCGGCTCGCCCTCGATCAATCTGCTCGAGGGGGCGGCCGGGGCCGGGCGCCTCACCATCGCCGCGACGAGCGGCAGCATCGAGATCCCCCTCGCCGGCACGCCTTCGGAAGAGAAGGTCGAGATCGGCATCCGGCCCGAGCACCTGCAAAGAGCGGATGCCGGCATCCCCGGCACCGTGCAGGTGATCGAGAACCTCGGCGCCGAAACCTATGTCTTTGTCGATATCGGCGGCGGCCGCGACCTTTGCTGGCGCACGCCGGGCCGGCCGGGCGTCTCGATCGGCGAACGGATCAGCCTCGGCTTCGACGCCGCGAACCTGCACCTCTTCAGCGCCGCGACGGGCACCCGCGTCTGA
- a CDS encoding carbohydrate ABC transporter permease, which translates to MLVLRGYSRIIGILLLALGVFIIIGPFLWVALQSFKYEIEILKGSWIFPPTLFNYADVLVSRRSDFPRNVLNSFVVAAISTFFVLIVGTLAAYSLSRLTWSKWISAGFLGWTLIFNMIPPLTLVGPWYLISREIGLSGSLTAVVLTHIALHLPMTIWMMMAYFSDLPRDIEEAAMVDGCRRIDAFWRISLPLVTPGLIAAGVLAFVFSWNEFSVALNLTSRATATVPVAIARFAQQYEIQYGQMAAASVLSTIPALVLMFFGQRFVVQGLTMGAVK; encoded by the coding sequence ATGCTGGTCCTCCGCGGTTATTCCAGGATCATCGGCATCCTGCTGCTGGCGCTCGGCGTCTTCATCATCATCGGGCCGTTTCTGTGGGTCGCGCTGCAGAGCTTCAAATACGAGATCGAGATCCTGAAAGGATCCTGGATCTTCCCGCCGACGCTCTTCAACTATGCCGACGTGCTCGTCTCCCGACGCTCGGATTTTCCGAGGAACGTGCTGAACAGCTTCGTCGTGGCCGCGATCTCGACCTTCTTCGTGCTGATCGTCGGCACCCTCGCCGCCTATTCGCTGAGCCGGCTGACGTGGAGCAAGTGGATATCGGCCGGCTTCCTCGGCTGGACCCTGATCTTCAACATGATCCCGCCGCTGACGCTGGTCGGCCCCTGGTACCTGATCTCCCGCGAAATCGGCCTGTCGGGATCGCTGACGGCGGTCGTGCTCACGCATATCGCGCTGCATCTGCCGATGACGATCTGGATGATGATGGCCTATTTCAGCGACCTGCCCAGGGATATCGAAGAGGCCGCCATGGTCGACGGTTGCCGCAGGATCGATGCCTTCTGGCGGATCTCGCTGCCTCTGGTGACCCCGGGCCTGATCGCCGCCGGCGTGCTCGCCTTCGTCTTCTCGTGGAATGAATTCTCCGTCGCGCTCAACCTCACGAGCCGGGCTACCGCCACGGTGCCGGTCGCGATCGCCCGCTTCGCCCAGCAATATGAAATCCAGTACGGCCAGATGGCCGCCGCCTCCGTCCTCTCGACGATCCCCGCGCTCGTGCTGATGTTCTTCGGTCAGCGCTTCGTCGTGCAGGGCCTCACCATGGGTGCGGTCAAGTGA
- a CDS encoding carbohydrate ABC transporter permease, giving the protein MTDFIDRHLKWFTLGPAAVLLLLLTIYPIVNLLFMSVSTIRFEQAQEVWTFTPMQNLRSLIGDEIFRIALWNTVVFAFASVIIEIVLGLALAILVASITALKGIVRTVLIVPVLMPPVAIGSMWKLMYSHDFGVFNQALTALGLSPVNWTGSTSLALISVIIVDVWHWTPFVFLILFAAVEGVPKEVIEAARVDGARNHDIAFKIVIPLLKPAIVVAMLFRTILAFKVFDQIFLLTSGGPGTSTEVVSLHLYRVFFMQNELGYGATLSFAIIAATIAFLWVGRRVGAAVGGSR; this is encoded by the coding sequence GTGACGGACTTCATCGATCGCCATCTCAAATGGTTCACCCTCGGGCCGGCCGCCGTCCTCCTGCTGCTGCTCACGATCTACCCGATCGTCAACCTCCTGTTCATGTCGGTCTCGACCATCAGGTTCGAGCAGGCGCAGGAGGTCTGGACGTTCACGCCGATGCAGAATCTCCGGTCGCTGATCGGCGACGAGATCTTCCGCATCGCGCTCTGGAACACGGTCGTCTTCGCCTTTGCCTCCGTCATCATCGAGATCGTGCTCGGGCTGGCGCTCGCCATCCTCGTGGCATCGATCACCGCCCTCAAGGGCATCGTGCGCACCGTGCTGATCGTCCCGGTGCTGATGCCGCCGGTCGCGATCGGCTCGATGTGGAAGCTGATGTATTCCCACGATTTCGGCGTGTTCAACCAGGCCCTCACCGCGCTCGGACTGTCGCCCGTCAACTGGACGGGCTCGACCTCGCTGGCGCTGATATCCGTCATCATCGTCGATGTCTGGCACTGGACGCCCTTCGTCTTCCTCATCCTGTTCGCGGCCGTCGAGGGGGTGCCGAAGGAGGTGATCGAGGCCGCGCGCGTCGATGGCGCGCGCAACCACGACATCGCCTTCAAGATCGTCATCCCGCTCCTGAAGCCGGCCATCGTCGTGGCGATGCTGTTTCGCACCATCCTCGCCTTCAAGGTGTTCGACCAGATCTTCCTGCTCACCTCGGGCGGTCCCGGCACGTCGACGGAAGTGGTGAGCCTGCACCTCTACAGGGTCTTCTTCATGCAGAACGAGCTGGGCTACGGCGCCACGCTGTCGTTCGCCATCATCGCCGCCACGATCGCCTTCCTGTGGGTCGGCCGGCGGGTCGGCGCCGCTGTCGGGGGAAGCCGCTGA
- a CDS encoding extracellular solute-binding protein gives MPLTQYSRALVSAVAFNFVFAGSAGAEESFLDVGKQAPITILINSSPWYKGFEKVVDLYTEQTGNEVNLEATPFDGMLEKARSAVRSSGTSPLDLININSISTVEFYEGAFLQPLDEIDPGFKLDPEVLTLNDAGCWDEARKFRTCASGKLMGYAPNGNVQLFYYRKDVFDEKGLKVPATFDDVIANCKVLHDPPQAYGYLQRGEKGDGIYYDFMAYMLAYGGNVEKDAADGDFTVTVNSPEVKQALDKFIEVAKTCGPENYATLGQGDLIQLMQTGKGMQAHAVVAAFPNFDNPQKSAVVDKVYAATLPRATPDGQPGVSIGSWVLAIPKNASDAGKKGAVAFSKWFLTYKAQYAYAEGGGIPVRSDVFESDLKDQARFRWMPAYLAEIKGGRQLLGYREGPAINQIMGLRLNQALIGEMSPAAALNKMAEEIHALFEKGGRKTGMLAPLPE, from the coding sequence ATGCCTTTGACGCAATATTCGCGCGCGTTAGTTTCCGCGGTTGCCTTCAATTTCGTGTTCGCGGGCAGCGCCGGCGCCGAGGAGAGTTTCCTGGATGTCGGCAAGCAGGCGCCGATTACCATCCTGATCAATTCGTCACCCTGGTACAAGGGCTTCGAGAAGGTCGTCGATCTCTATACCGAGCAGACCGGCAACGAGGTCAATCTCGAGGCCACGCCCTTCGACGGCATGCTGGAAAAGGCCCGCTCCGCGGTGCGCTCCAGCGGCACCAGCCCGCTCGACCTCATCAACATCAATTCGATCAGCACCGTCGAATTCTACGAAGGCGCCTTCCTGCAGCCGCTCGACGAGATCGATCCGGGATTCAAGCTCGATCCCGAAGTCCTGACGCTCAACGACGCCGGCTGCTGGGATGAGGCCAGGAAGTTCCGCACCTGCGCGTCCGGCAAATTGATGGGCTACGCCCCGAACGGCAATGTCCAGCTCTTCTACTACCGCAAGGACGTTTTCGACGAGAAGGGCCTGAAGGTTCCGGCGACGTTCGACGACGTCATCGCCAACTGCAAGGTCCTGCACGATCCGCCGCAGGCCTATGGCTATCTGCAGCGCGGCGAGAAGGGCGATGGGATCTACTATGATTTCATGGCCTACATGCTGGCCTATGGTGGCAATGTCGAGAAGGACGCCGCCGACGGCGACTTCACCGTGACGGTCAACAGCCCCGAGGTGAAGCAGGCGCTCGACAAGTTCATCGAGGTTGCCAAGACATGCGGGCCCGAGAACTATGCGACGCTCGGCCAGGGCGACCTGATCCAGCTGATGCAGACCGGCAAGGGCATGCAGGCCCATGCCGTGGTCGCCGCCTTCCCGAACTTCGACAATCCGCAGAAATCCGCCGTCGTCGACAAGGTCTACGCGGCGACGCTGCCGCGCGCCACGCCGGACGGCCAGCCCGGCGTCTCGATCGGCTCATGGGTCCTCGCCATTCCGAAGAACGCGTCCGATGCCGGCAAGAAAGGCGCGGTGGCGTTCTCGAAATGGTTCCTGACCTACAAGGCCCAATATGCCTATGCCGAGGGCGGCGGCATTCCGGTGCGCTCCGACGTCTTCGAATCCGATCTCAAGGATCAGGCCAGGTTCCGCTGGATGCCGGCCTATCTCGCGGAGATCAAGGGCGGCAGGCAGCTCCTCGGGTATCGAGAAGGCCCGGCGATCAACCAGATCATGGGGCTGCGCCTCAACCAGGCGCTGATCGGCGAGATGAGCCCGGCAGCTGCGCTCAACAAGATGGCCGAGGAGATCCACGCCCTGTTCGAGAAGGGCGGCCGCAAGACGGGCATGCTGGCGCCTCTCCCGGAGTGA